One Streptomyces sp. NBC_00554 DNA segment encodes these proteins:
- a CDS encoding ABC transporter ATP-binding protein encodes MTSARAERRARWSNARLLWSFVRPYRGRLLLSLLLGLGVTAASLATPMVTKWVLDSIESPASIAGPVIVLLALLVVSAGLGVVQWVLLGALAENVVLDARRSLVSRFFRSVLGDLHTRSKGELVTRVTSDTVLLREAASSSLVNLVNGTVSLVGTIVLMAVLDVPLLISTLLAIVLVGVLAASLMPRIARAQREAQESVGQLGGLLEGGVGAMRTVKSSGAEEREISRIMGHADDSARHSIRAVRTEAIAWSVAGSGMQLAVIAILALGAWRVSTGGLEVSTMIAFLLYAFGVVEPITELTEDLTHMQAGVAAAERLRQAEEIRTEDVTAGAPVPPGVDGEQLITLNDVSFTYPGAAEPALRGLTAAIPRRGHIAIVGPSGAGKTTVMSLLLRFVSPDHGTITMNGAPYESLAISSVRQRIAYVEQESPLLPGTVRDNVAYRHQNLTDDEIWAALTAVHLDETVRRLPAGLDEPVTGTSLSGGQRQRIALARVIVTPPDLLLLDEATAQLDGLTEAAVHEVISRIAQQGTVITIAHRLSTVIDADTILLLAGGTLRAAGTHTDLLAHDDLYRKLTTTLKITTPATTEPAGQR; translated from the coding sequence ATGACGAGCGCCCGCGCAGAGCGTCGTGCGCGGTGGTCGAACGCTCGCCTGTTGTGGTCGTTCGTTCGCCCCTACCGCGGACGCCTCCTGCTGTCCCTGCTTCTCGGTCTCGGTGTGACCGCCGCTTCGCTGGCCACGCCGATGGTGACGAAGTGGGTGCTGGACTCGATCGAGTCGCCGGCCTCGATCGCGGGTCCGGTGATCGTTCTGCTGGCGCTGCTCGTGGTGAGTGCGGGCCTGGGGGTGGTGCAGTGGGTGCTGCTCGGCGCCCTGGCGGAGAACGTGGTGCTCGACGCGCGGCGTTCGCTGGTGTCCCGCTTCTTCCGGTCCGTGCTGGGCGATCTGCACACACGGTCCAAGGGCGAACTCGTCACGCGCGTCACCTCCGACACCGTGCTGCTGCGGGAGGCGGCGTCATCGAGTCTGGTGAACCTGGTCAACGGAACCGTCTCGCTGGTCGGCACGATCGTGCTGATGGCGGTCCTCGACGTGCCACTGCTGATCAGCACACTGCTCGCGATCGTGCTCGTCGGTGTCCTCGCCGCTTCCCTGATGCCGCGGATCGCCCGCGCGCAACGCGAAGCGCAGGAATCGGTCGGACAGCTCGGCGGCCTGCTCGAAGGCGGTGTCGGGGCGATGCGCACGGTCAAGTCGTCCGGCGCGGAGGAGCGTGAGATCTCCCGGATCATGGGCCACGCGGACGATTCGGCCCGCCACAGCATCCGAGCGGTCAGGACCGAGGCCATCGCCTGGTCGGTCGCCGGCTCCGGAATGCAGCTGGCCGTCATCGCCATCCTCGCGCTGGGCGCCTGGCGGGTCAGCACCGGAGGCCTCGAGGTCTCCACCATGATCGCGTTCCTGCTGTACGCCTTCGGTGTCGTCGAGCCGATCACGGAACTGACCGAGGACCTGACCCATATGCAGGCCGGCGTCGCCGCCGCGGAACGGCTCCGGCAGGCCGAGGAGATCCGCACCGAGGACGTCACCGCCGGCGCGCCGGTTCCGCCGGGCGTGGACGGCGAGCAGCTCATCACCCTCAACGACGTGTCCTTCACCTATCCCGGCGCCGCGGAGCCCGCCCTGCGCGGACTGACCGCGGCCATCCCCCGCCGCGGGCACATCGCGATCGTCGGACCGTCCGGGGCGGGCAAGACCACCGTCATGTCGCTGCTACTGCGGTTCGTCAGCCCCGACCACGGCACCATCACCATGAACGGGGCACCCTACGAGAGCCTCGCGATCAGCTCCGTACGGCAGCGGATCGCCTACGTCGAACAGGAATCCCCTTTGCTGCCCGGCACAGTTCGCGACAATGTCGCGTACCGCCACCAGAACCTGACCGACGACGAGATCTGGGCCGCCCTGACCGCGGTGCACCTCGACGAGACCGTACGACGCCTCCCGGCCGGCCTCGACGAACCCGTGACCGGCACCAGCCTGTCCGGCGGTCAGCGGCAACGCATCGCCCTGGCCCGAGTCATCGTGACCCCGCCCGACCTGCTCCTCCTCGACGAAGCGACAGCCCAACTCGACGGCCTCACCGAGGCCGCCGTACACGAGGTCATCTCCCGCATCGCTCAACAGGGCACCGTCATCACCATCGCCCACCGGCTCTCCACCGTCATCGACGCCGACACCATCCTGCTCCTGGCCGGAGGAACCCTGCGCGCCGCAGGCACCCACACCGACCTCCTCGCCCACGACGACCTGTACCGAAAACTCACCACCACACTGAAGATCACCACACCCGCCACGACCGAGCCCGCCGGACAGCGATGA